The following proteins are co-located in the Halictus rubicundus isolate RS-2024b chromosome 1, iyHalRubi1_principal, whole genome shotgun sequence genome:
- the LOC143357113 gene encoding DNA helicase MCM9 isoform X2 has protein sequence MLEEYLLKNHRDELEQILDDVDVNMFYSIHINFVSLFEADANVAQKILQYPRYYLPLCDDGAIQVQEEIAKPEQIVKRKIHMRITAVPFTVDQGQIGQLVSTSGIAVRVSQPTVLRLVQKYNCKKCKHTTILKYEWETQAFPDTTECEACHTPNIKPQTAFDPEDSSDCQEIRVQEKCNIDTSRSLAEELQIILVDDLVDKCRPGDNVEISGVVVRVWSPLEIGERLEATTIMLANCVSVRRKVSETISSQEVKDVFISYWEQYSDNPLLGRDNILASICPQLYGMYIAKLALAVVLAGGVPKCNESGTRVRGEPHLLLIGDPGTGKSQLLRAASRLAVRSVLTTGIGSTAAGLTATAVRDSDGWHLEAGALVLADGGICCVDEFTTMSSHDRTSVHEAMEQQTISIAKAGLVSTLNSRCSVIAAINPSGGQFDDEQEWETNLGDPLLSRFDLILLLKDNRNEEWDKLTSDHILKAAYENRESSGQIDSTNHIELLKSEGMWKEESLREYLAHVHCLQPEMTKEAESVLRAAYLYHRSRPERREERTTVRLLDSLIRLAEGHAKLMYKKKIELMDAIFALKLIGTGSSSEVDPGCSFPDDPIGAYRSEGEIILRTIGLEQLENLL, from the exons ATGCTTGAAGAGTATTTGCTAAAAAACCATCGAGACGAGTTGGAGCAGATCCTAGACGATGTCGATGTTAATATGTTCTATTCTATTCATATAAA ttttgtatcattattcgaagCTGATGCCAATGTGGCACAGAAAATTCTACAGTATCCTAGATATTATTTGCCTTTGTGCGACGATGGCGCGATACAAGTTCAAGAAGAAATAGCGAAACCAGAACAAATTGTAAAACGAAAA ATTCATATGAGGATTACTGCTGTGCCATTCACAGTTGACCAGGGCCAAATTGGCCAACTGGTGTCAACAAGTGGTATAGCGGTTAGAGTATCGCAGCCAACAGTGCTAAGACTTGTTCAAAAATATAACTGCAAGAAGTGTAAACACACTACCATTCTAAAA TACGAGTGGGAAACACAAGCATTCCCAGATACCACAGAATGTGAAGCATGTCATACTCCAAACATAAAACCTCAAACAGCCTTTGATCCAGAGGACTCTTCTGATTGTCAAGAAATAAGAGTACAA GAAAAATGTAATATAGACACTAGTAGATCTCTGGCTGAAGAGCTGCAAATTATCTTGGTGGATGACTTAGTAGATAAATGTAGACCTGGAGATAATGTTGAAATCAG TGGTGTAGTAGTAAGAGTATGGAGTCCTTTAGAAATTGGTGAACGTTTAGAGGCAACAACCATAATGCTAGCAAACTGTGTCTCTGTGAGACGCAAGGTATCGGAGACAATCTCCAGTCAAGAGGTCAAAGATGTATTCATCAGTTACTGGGAACAATATAGCGACAATCCTCTGCTTGGTAGAGACAATATCTTGGCTTCAATTTGTCCTCAACTGTATGGGATGTACATTGCCAAACTAGCATTAGCAGTTGTCTTAGCTGGGGGTGTTCCAAAGTGTAACGAAAGCG GAACAAGAGTACGAGGGGAGCCGCATCTTCTTTTAATCGGCGATCCTGGAACCGGCAAGTCCCAGTTGCTGCGAGCGGCGTCCCGTTTGGCTGTACGATCTGTTCTAACAACTGGTATCGGATCAACTGCTGCCGGACTTACGGCGACTGCTGTCAGA GACTCGGATGGTTGGCATTTGGAAGCTGGAGCATTGGTGTTAGCCGATGGCGGTATATGTTGCGTGGACGAGTTCACGACAATGAGTTCCCACGACAGGACCTCGGTACACGAGGCGATGGAGCAGCAAACGATATCCATTGCCAAAGCCGGGTTAGTCAGCACGCTAAATTCTAGGTGTTCGGTAATAGCAGCAATCAATCCGAGCGGCGGTCAGTTCGACGATGAGCAGGAATGGGAAACGAATTTGGGTGATCCTCTTTTATCAAGATTTGACTTGATATTGTTATTGAAAGACAATAGGAACGAGGAGTGGGACAAACTGACGTCTGACCACATTTTGAAAGCAGCTTATGAGAACAGGGAGAGCTCAGGACAAAT AGACTCGACCAATCACATTGAGTTGCTAAAGTCAGAGGGCATGTGGAAAGAAGAGTCTTTGCGGGAATATTTGGCTCACGTTCATTGTTTGCAACCGGAAATGACGAAGGAGGCAGAGTCGGTGCTCAGAGCCGCTTATCTTTATCATAGATCTAGGCCAGAAAGAAGGGAAGAACGCACGACAGTACGATTACTCGATAGCCTTATCAG ACTGGCCGAGGGTCACGCTAAGCTGATGTACAAGAAGAAAATTGAACTGATGGACGCTATATTCGCGTTGAAGCTGATTGGTACCGGAAGTTCCAGCGAGGTCGATCCTGGCTGTTCGTTTCCGGATGATCCAATAGGAGCGTATCGATCCGAAG GTGAAATAATATTGAGAACTATCGGTCTGGAACAATTAGAGAATTTATTGTGA
- the LOC143357113 gene encoding DNA helicase MCM9 isoform X1, which yields MLEEYLLKNHRDELEQILDDVDVNMFYSIHINFVSLFEADANVAQKILQYPRYYLPLCDDGAIQVQEEIAKPEQIVKRKIHMRITAVPFTVDQGQIGQLVSTSGIAVRVSQPTVLRLVQKYNCKKCKHTTILKYEWETQAFPDTTECEACHTPNIKPQTAFDPEDSSDCQEIRVQEKCNIDTSRSLAEELQIILVDDLVDKCRPGDNVEISGVVVRVWSPLEIGERLEATTIMLANCVSVRRKVSETISSQEVKDVFISYWEQYSDNPLLGRDNILASICPQLYGMYIAKLALAVVLAGGVPKCNESGTRVRGEPHLLLIGDPGTGKSQLLRAASRLAVRSVLTTGIGSTAAGLTATAVRDSDGWHLEAGALVLADGGICCVDEFTTMSSHDRTSVHEAMEQQTISIAKAGLVSTLNSRCSVIAAINPSGGQFDDEQEWETNLGDPLLSRFDLILLLKDNRNEEWDKLTSDHILKAAYENRESSGQIDSTNHIELLKSEGMWKEESLREYLAHVHCLQPEMTKEAESVLRAAYLYHRSRPERREERTTVRLLDSLIRLAEGHAKLMYKKKIELMDAIFALKLIGTGSSSEVDPGCSFPDDPIGAYRSEGILFSFLASLLASNCIVSRQREDRLCFF from the exons ATGCTTGAAGAGTATTTGCTAAAAAACCATCGAGACGAGTTGGAGCAGATCCTAGACGATGTCGATGTTAATATGTTCTATTCTATTCATATAAA ttttgtatcattattcgaagCTGATGCCAATGTGGCACAGAAAATTCTACAGTATCCTAGATATTATTTGCCTTTGTGCGACGATGGCGCGATACAAGTTCAAGAAGAAATAGCGAAACCAGAACAAATTGTAAAACGAAAA ATTCATATGAGGATTACTGCTGTGCCATTCACAGTTGACCAGGGCCAAATTGGCCAACTGGTGTCAACAAGTGGTATAGCGGTTAGAGTATCGCAGCCAACAGTGCTAAGACTTGTTCAAAAATATAACTGCAAGAAGTGTAAACACACTACCATTCTAAAA TACGAGTGGGAAACACAAGCATTCCCAGATACCACAGAATGTGAAGCATGTCATACTCCAAACATAAAACCTCAAACAGCCTTTGATCCAGAGGACTCTTCTGATTGTCAAGAAATAAGAGTACAA GAAAAATGTAATATAGACACTAGTAGATCTCTGGCTGAAGAGCTGCAAATTATCTTGGTGGATGACTTAGTAGATAAATGTAGACCTGGAGATAATGTTGAAATCAG TGGTGTAGTAGTAAGAGTATGGAGTCCTTTAGAAATTGGTGAACGTTTAGAGGCAACAACCATAATGCTAGCAAACTGTGTCTCTGTGAGACGCAAGGTATCGGAGACAATCTCCAGTCAAGAGGTCAAAGATGTATTCATCAGTTACTGGGAACAATATAGCGACAATCCTCTGCTTGGTAGAGACAATATCTTGGCTTCAATTTGTCCTCAACTGTATGGGATGTACATTGCCAAACTAGCATTAGCAGTTGTCTTAGCTGGGGGTGTTCCAAAGTGTAACGAAAGCG GAACAAGAGTACGAGGGGAGCCGCATCTTCTTTTAATCGGCGATCCTGGAACCGGCAAGTCCCAGTTGCTGCGAGCGGCGTCCCGTTTGGCTGTACGATCTGTTCTAACAACTGGTATCGGATCAACTGCTGCCGGACTTACGGCGACTGCTGTCAGA GACTCGGATGGTTGGCATTTGGAAGCTGGAGCATTGGTGTTAGCCGATGGCGGTATATGTTGCGTGGACGAGTTCACGACAATGAGTTCCCACGACAGGACCTCGGTACACGAGGCGATGGAGCAGCAAACGATATCCATTGCCAAAGCCGGGTTAGTCAGCACGCTAAATTCTAGGTGTTCGGTAATAGCAGCAATCAATCCGAGCGGCGGTCAGTTCGACGATGAGCAGGAATGGGAAACGAATTTGGGTGATCCTCTTTTATCAAGATTTGACTTGATATTGTTATTGAAAGACAATAGGAACGAGGAGTGGGACAAACTGACGTCTGACCACATTTTGAAAGCAGCTTATGAGAACAGGGAGAGCTCAGGACAAAT AGACTCGACCAATCACATTGAGTTGCTAAAGTCAGAGGGCATGTGGAAAGAAGAGTCTTTGCGGGAATATTTGGCTCACGTTCATTGTTTGCAACCGGAAATGACGAAGGAGGCAGAGTCGGTGCTCAGAGCCGCTTATCTTTATCATAGATCTAGGCCAGAAAGAAGGGAAGAACGCACGACAGTACGATTACTCGATAGCCTTATCAG ACTGGCCGAGGGTCACGCTAAGCTGATGTACAAGAAGAAAATTGAACTGATGGACGCTATATTCGCGTTGAAGCTGATTGGTACCGGAAGTTCCAGCGAGGTCGATCCTGGCTGTTCGTTTCCGGATGATCCAATAGGAGCGTATCGATCCGAAGGTATACTATTTTCATTTCTAGCGAGTTTGTTAGCAAGTAATTGTATTGTATCGCGTCAGAGGGAAGATCGACTGTGTTTCTTCTGA
- the LOC143357113 gene encoding DNA helicase MCM9 isoform X3, whose protein sequence is MFYSIHINFVSLFEADANVAQKILQYPRYYLPLCDDGAIQVQEEIAKPEQIVKRKIHMRITAVPFTVDQGQIGQLVSTSGIAVRVSQPTVLRLVQKYNCKKCKHTTILKYEWETQAFPDTTECEACHTPNIKPQTAFDPEDSSDCQEIRVQEKCNIDTSRSLAEELQIILVDDLVDKCRPGDNVEISGVVVRVWSPLEIGERLEATTIMLANCVSVRRKVSETISSQEVKDVFISYWEQYSDNPLLGRDNILASICPQLYGMYIAKLALAVVLAGGVPKCNESGTRVRGEPHLLLIGDPGTGKSQLLRAASRLAVRSVLTTGIGSTAAGLTATAVRDSDGWHLEAGALVLADGGICCVDEFTTMSSHDRTSVHEAMEQQTISIAKAGLVSTLNSRCSVIAAINPSGGQFDDEQEWETNLGDPLLSRFDLILLLKDNRNEEWDKLTSDHILKAAYENRESSGQIDSTNHIELLKSEGMWKEESLREYLAHVHCLQPEMTKEAESVLRAAYLYHRSRPERREERTTVRLLDSLIRLAEGHAKLMYKKKIELMDAIFALKLIGTGSSSEVDPGCSFPDDPIGAYRSEGILFSFLASLLASNCIVSRQREDRLCFF, encoded by the exons ATGTTCTATTCTATTCATATAAA ttttgtatcattattcgaagCTGATGCCAATGTGGCACAGAAAATTCTACAGTATCCTAGATATTATTTGCCTTTGTGCGACGATGGCGCGATACAAGTTCAAGAAGAAATAGCGAAACCAGAACAAATTGTAAAACGAAAA ATTCATATGAGGATTACTGCTGTGCCATTCACAGTTGACCAGGGCCAAATTGGCCAACTGGTGTCAACAAGTGGTATAGCGGTTAGAGTATCGCAGCCAACAGTGCTAAGACTTGTTCAAAAATATAACTGCAAGAAGTGTAAACACACTACCATTCTAAAA TACGAGTGGGAAACACAAGCATTCCCAGATACCACAGAATGTGAAGCATGTCATACTCCAAACATAAAACCTCAAACAGCCTTTGATCCAGAGGACTCTTCTGATTGTCAAGAAATAAGAGTACAA GAAAAATGTAATATAGACACTAGTAGATCTCTGGCTGAAGAGCTGCAAATTATCTTGGTGGATGACTTAGTAGATAAATGTAGACCTGGAGATAATGTTGAAATCAG TGGTGTAGTAGTAAGAGTATGGAGTCCTTTAGAAATTGGTGAACGTTTAGAGGCAACAACCATAATGCTAGCAAACTGTGTCTCTGTGAGACGCAAGGTATCGGAGACAATCTCCAGTCAAGAGGTCAAAGATGTATTCATCAGTTACTGGGAACAATATAGCGACAATCCTCTGCTTGGTAGAGACAATATCTTGGCTTCAATTTGTCCTCAACTGTATGGGATGTACATTGCCAAACTAGCATTAGCAGTTGTCTTAGCTGGGGGTGTTCCAAAGTGTAACGAAAGCG GAACAAGAGTACGAGGGGAGCCGCATCTTCTTTTAATCGGCGATCCTGGAACCGGCAAGTCCCAGTTGCTGCGAGCGGCGTCCCGTTTGGCTGTACGATCTGTTCTAACAACTGGTATCGGATCAACTGCTGCCGGACTTACGGCGACTGCTGTCAGA GACTCGGATGGTTGGCATTTGGAAGCTGGAGCATTGGTGTTAGCCGATGGCGGTATATGTTGCGTGGACGAGTTCACGACAATGAGTTCCCACGACAGGACCTCGGTACACGAGGCGATGGAGCAGCAAACGATATCCATTGCCAAAGCCGGGTTAGTCAGCACGCTAAATTCTAGGTGTTCGGTAATAGCAGCAATCAATCCGAGCGGCGGTCAGTTCGACGATGAGCAGGAATGGGAAACGAATTTGGGTGATCCTCTTTTATCAAGATTTGACTTGATATTGTTATTGAAAGACAATAGGAACGAGGAGTGGGACAAACTGACGTCTGACCACATTTTGAAAGCAGCTTATGAGAACAGGGAGAGCTCAGGACAAAT AGACTCGACCAATCACATTGAGTTGCTAAAGTCAGAGGGCATGTGGAAAGAAGAGTCTTTGCGGGAATATTTGGCTCACGTTCATTGTTTGCAACCGGAAATGACGAAGGAGGCAGAGTCGGTGCTCAGAGCCGCTTATCTTTATCATAGATCTAGGCCAGAAAGAAGGGAAGAACGCACGACAGTACGATTACTCGATAGCCTTATCAG ACTGGCCGAGGGTCACGCTAAGCTGATGTACAAGAAGAAAATTGAACTGATGGACGCTATATTCGCGTTGAAGCTGATTGGTACCGGAAGTTCCAGCGAGGTCGATCCTGGCTGTTCGTTTCCGGATGATCCAATAGGAGCGTATCGATCCGAAGGTATACTATTTTCATTTCTAGCGAGTTTGTTAGCAAGTAATTGTATTGTATCGCGTCAGAGGGAAGATCGACTGTGTTTCTTCTGA
- the LOC143357113 gene encoding DNA helicase MCM9 isoform X4 has translation MRITAVPFTVDQGQIGQLVSTSGIAVRVSQPTVLRLVQKYNCKKCKHTTILKYEWETQAFPDTTECEACHTPNIKPQTAFDPEDSSDCQEIRVQEKCNIDTSRSLAEELQIILVDDLVDKCRPGDNVEISGVVVRVWSPLEIGERLEATTIMLANCVSVRRKVSETISSQEVKDVFISYWEQYSDNPLLGRDNILASICPQLYGMYIAKLALAVVLAGGVPKCNESGTRVRGEPHLLLIGDPGTGKSQLLRAASRLAVRSVLTTGIGSTAAGLTATAVRDSDGWHLEAGALVLADGGICCVDEFTTMSSHDRTSVHEAMEQQTISIAKAGLVSTLNSRCSVIAAINPSGGQFDDEQEWETNLGDPLLSRFDLILLLKDNRNEEWDKLTSDHILKAAYENRESSGQIDSTNHIELLKSEGMWKEESLREYLAHVHCLQPEMTKEAESVLRAAYLYHRSRPERREERTTVRLLDSLIRLAEGHAKLMYKKKIELMDAIFALKLIGTGSSSEVDPGCSFPDDPIGAYRSEGILFSFLASLLASNCIVSRQREDRLCFF, from the exons ATGAGGATTACTGCTGTGCCATTCACAGTTGACCAGGGCCAAATTGGCCAACTGGTGTCAACAAGTGGTATAGCGGTTAGAGTATCGCAGCCAACAGTGCTAAGACTTGTTCAAAAATATAACTGCAAGAAGTGTAAACACACTACCATTCTAAAA TACGAGTGGGAAACACAAGCATTCCCAGATACCACAGAATGTGAAGCATGTCATACTCCAAACATAAAACCTCAAACAGCCTTTGATCCAGAGGACTCTTCTGATTGTCAAGAAATAAGAGTACAA GAAAAATGTAATATAGACACTAGTAGATCTCTGGCTGAAGAGCTGCAAATTATCTTGGTGGATGACTTAGTAGATAAATGTAGACCTGGAGATAATGTTGAAATCAG TGGTGTAGTAGTAAGAGTATGGAGTCCTTTAGAAATTGGTGAACGTTTAGAGGCAACAACCATAATGCTAGCAAACTGTGTCTCTGTGAGACGCAAGGTATCGGAGACAATCTCCAGTCAAGAGGTCAAAGATGTATTCATCAGTTACTGGGAACAATATAGCGACAATCCTCTGCTTGGTAGAGACAATATCTTGGCTTCAATTTGTCCTCAACTGTATGGGATGTACATTGCCAAACTAGCATTAGCAGTTGTCTTAGCTGGGGGTGTTCCAAAGTGTAACGAAAGCG GAACAAGAGTACGAGGGGAGCCGCATCTTCTTTTAATCGGCGATCCTGGAACCGGCAAGTCCCAGTTGCTGCGAGCGGCGTCCCGTTTGGCTGTACGATCTGTTCTAACAACTGGTATCGGATCAACTGCTGCCGGACTTACGGCGACTGCTGTCAGA GACTCGGATGGTTGGCATTTGGAAGCTGGAGCATTGGTGTTAGCCGATGGCGGTATATGTTGCGTGGACGAGTTCACGACAATGAGTTCCCACGACAGGACCTCGGTACACGAGGCGATGGAGCAGCAAACGATATCCATTGCCAAAGCCGGGTTAGTCAGCACGCTAAATTCTAGGTGTTCGGTAATAGCAGCAATCAATCCGAGCGGCGGTCAGTTCGACGATGAGCAGGAATGGGAAACGAATTTGGGTGATCCTCTTTTATCAAGATTTGACTTGATATTGTTATTGAAAGACAATAGGAACGAGGAGTGGGACAAACTGACGTCTGACCACATTTTGAAAGCAGCTTATGAGAACAGGGAGAGCTCAGGACAAAT AGACTCGACCAATCACATTGAGTTGCTAAAGTCAGAGGGCATGTGGAAAGAAGAGTCTTTGCGGGAATATTTGGCTCACGTTCATTGTTTGCAACCGGAAATGACGAAGGAGGCAGAGTCGGTGCTCAGAGCCGCTTATCTTTATCATAGATCTAGGCCAGAAAGAAGGGAAGAACGCACGACAGTACGATTACTCGATAGCCTTATCAG ACTGGCCGAGGGTCACGCTAAGCTGATGTACAAGAAGAAAATTGAACTGATGGACGCTATATTCGCGTTGAAGCTGATTGGTACCGGAAGTTCCAGCGAGGTCGATCCTGGCTGTTCGTTTCCGGATGATCCAATAGGAGCGTATCGATCCGAAGGTATACTATTTTCATTTCTAGCGAGTTTGTTAGCAAGTAATTGTATTGTATCGCGTCAGAGGGAAGATCGACTGTGTTTCTTCTGA
- the Zuc gene encoding mitochondrial cardiolipin hydrolase zuc, translated as MRKIYLFGGFVIATEVVWQLYKKLRNFRKCKTHANSERNVTEQGSNFAEVMFFSQESGQCIDHMAEGPCCAKACPVRYLRQLESYINGAKNSLDVCMYLLTSQTLTKAFVRSRKRGVHVRVIMDRHMARSESAQISRFHNNGIEVRMQRNDVLMHHKFVIVDKQILINGSTNWTMSAFFGNFENILVTNHRSLVEPFEEQFQKLWATFQPPAEKDSPAP; from the exons atgagaaaaatttatttattcggagGGTTCGTAATTGCCACAGAGGTTGTTTGGCAGTTGTACAAAAAACTCCGAAACTTTCGAAAATGCAAAACCCACGCGAATTCGGAGAGGAATGTGACCGAACAGGGATCAAATTTTGCGGAGGTCATGTTCTTCTCTCAAGAGTCCGGTCAATGTATAGATCACATGGCTGAAGGCCCTTGCTGTGCCAAGGCATGTCCTGTTCGCTATTTACG CCAGTTGGAGAGTTACATAAACGGAGCCAAGAACAGTTTGGACGTGTGCATGTACCTGCTGACTAGCCAGACATTGACGAAGGCCTTCGTGAGATCGCGTAAACGCGGCGTGCACGTGCGGGTGATAATGGACCGGCACATGGCACGCTCCGAATCCGCTCAAATCTCTCGTTTCCACAACAATG GTATCGAGGTCAGAATGCAACGGAACGATGTCCTGATGCACCACAAGTTCGTCATCGTGGACAAACAAATCCTGATCAATGGCAGCACCAACTGGACGATGTCTGCGTTCTTCGGCAACTTCGAAAACATCCTCGTGACCAATCACAGATCTCTGGTCGAACCTTTCGAAGAACAGTTTCAGAAGCTCTGGGCCACTTTCCAACCCCCTGCTGAGAAAGATTCGCCTGCACCGTAA